The Mustelus asterias chromosome 13, sMusAst1.hap1.1, whole genome shotgun sequence genomic sequence tttctctagaacaaagaaggctgaggggggacatgattgaggtgtataagattatgaggtaactgggaagaagctgttcctcttggttgaggggtcaatcacgaggaggCATAGTTTCAGGGTAAgaagcaggagattcagaggggatttaatttttttttcactcagagggtggtgggaatctggaatgcattgcctgggaaggtaAAGAACGCCGCAAACCTTACAAcccttaaaaagtatttggatgagcacttgaaacatcataacattcagggatatgggacaagtgctggaaaatgggattagcatgactttagttggcagttattgttggtgcaagctcgataggCCAAAGGGCTTTTTCTGCAGTGTATCAAACTCTATGGAAGATAAAGCTAGTCTTGATAGTGGtgtccatgaaatcattgttgattgttgtggaAGCCTAtcaggttcactagtgtcctttgggGAAAGAGATCTGCCTTCCTTGTATCtagcctacgtgtgactctagATCGAGAtcaagcaatgtggatgactctgagATAGCAAataactcagttcaaggacaattaggcatGGGTAACAAGTGctaaccttgccagtgacaccaacaacccatgaatttttttaaatgtcttaCTAGGATCTGTATGCTGTCCTGAGATCTGTATCTGTACCTTTATGTCCCCCTCAGTGTCATGCTGGAGCATATACTACTGCCACAGTCACATTACTCTCCATTGGACCTGTTCATACTACTTCTGCTCTGTGTAAAATCACTCATGTCCTGTTGAATCTGCCCCATTTTGCTTGGATGTGTATGtcaattattttattcattagtcataagtaggcttacattgacacatgcaatgaagttactgtgaaaatcccctagtcaccacaccccggcgcctgttcaggtacactgagggagaatttagcatggccaatgcacctaacctgcacatctttggactgtgggaagaaaccggagcacccggaggaaacccacacaaacacagaggaacatgcagactccacacagacagtgacccaagctgggaatcgaacccgggtccctggcgctgtgagacagcagtgctaatcactgtgccatcatgctgcccttgtTTCCTTGTTCTGTCCTGGTCCTAGCATGAGCCTCAAAGCTAAGATATCTAGTTAACTCCCATCATGAAGGTAATTTTACTCCTTGTATAGAGTAGGTCTGTTTTAGGTGTCGTCACTTTAGCTATGTGCATTAGTGATGTTTATGAAACTTCACTGTTCAGTCACAGAAATCAGCTAACCATATCAGATTTCTgcccaaggatgggcaataaatgctgtcctagccatcgacacccacatcccttgaatgaataaaataacaaACTGGAGTGAAATGATGAATCTGGCTGCAAACTGACTCTGCTAAACACAACACAACCAAATTCCCCATCCCAGACACATTATAAAGCAGAGTAAACACAATTTAACACTCGTCTTCACCCAAACTAAATTAGTTTATTAGAtattttctatttattttattctCCCGAATCAACTCAAAACTCTCCACATTTCAAACATCCCGCGCCTGCGCAGGCTTGCTGGGATTTGTAGTTCCCGCTCCTTCAGTGACGTCATCCGGTACTACATTTCCCAGAAGGCATTGCTGGGCCGGATGTGGCGGTTGCTAAGGCGCTGCTCGGTTGCTGCCATGTCCTCTGGCGGTGAGGCCCAGCTGCTGTCGCTGGATTTTGAAGTGTTCGGGAAGGTGCAGGGAGTTTTCTTCCGCAAACacacgcagaaagaggccaagcgGCTGGGCCTGTCGGGCTGGGTGAAGAACACGAGGCAGGGGTCGGTGCAGGGCCGGCTGCAGGGAGCCGACGCCCAGGTCCGGACCATGCAGGCCTGGCTCCGCGACACCGGCAGCCCCAAGTCCAAGATCGAGCGGGCCGAGTTCAGAAACCAGAAGCAAATCCAGAGCCGGGAATACTCAGACTTCCAGGTCATCGGGTAGCCGGCCGCGGCGGGGCTGGACCCCCCGGCGGCGGGACTGGACCCCCGGCCGCGGCGGGACTGGACCCCCGGCCGCGGCGGGACTGGACCCCCGGCGGCGGCTCCGGTTTCTCTCCCGGAGGGAAGGTGAGCGTTTCCCCGGCTCTCCCGTCCCACTCTGACTGCCGGGCTTTGGAATGGAAACAGGCAGCCGGCCTCATGCTGTGCGTAAAGCTTCTCTCCAGAGTTTGTTTGCGATGTTGAAGATCTCTTGTTTGTGACCTCGGTGCAGGTCCCAGTTTCTGTTCAGTGTTTTGTGCTTTAACGCAGTTCTGCAGTGTTGGGGCTAGTGGGTCCAAGCTGCCTTCAGGGGCAAATCCTTCAGCGAATCAGCAAGCTAAAGGAATCTTCATTTCTACTAAAGAGGCGAGCTTCATCCAAACAGACTCAGTATTTAATTATTGCCAGATTTATGTTGTTTGTTTGAATTGTCACATATTACTGTAGATTAAATAGcgtgtttttgttttattccaaATGGCAACCACGCTTGAGCTTTTTCATTACTTTCGAGTTAAAAGACTCAACTCCGATATGTGTTAACAAAATAATATTTATCTAAAATTGTCCCAAGGTTGGAGTGCCAACTTCGCTTCCTTGTAAACACTCACCTTTTAAGTGTGTTGCAAAGCCgatacttggcagtgcatttcatGCAGGGCGGAGTGTTAATATTCAGTGTTAGTACAATAAACCTaaatattgcattttggaagtgCCGCTCTCTGGATTAAATGTTAAACCAACGCTCCGTATCACTATTCTTGCACTTTAGATGGATGTCAAAACATCTCATTCGCACTAAATGAATACTACTAAGGAGTTCTACTGCCAGAGCTAAACATTCATCCTTCATTAACTTGTTATTCATCGTTTGTGACAAATGGCTCTGTGCAGAAAAACTGCCATATTTCCTCACATGGCAACAGACATTTCCAAATAATTCATTGTATGTGGTGTTTCCTTTGAGTTATTTAAGTCATGTTCCAAATCAAATATTCACGTGGGTGTGTTGCAATTAAATGAAACCTTTTGTGTGATGTTGAACAGTGTAACAAAATTGATTTTGACATTAACATTTTTGAAATGAAATGGTTCTGCATTAAACATTGAAACAATATTTCTGTGCTCTAGTCATTTGTGTGTCCAtcaaacctctgcagtccatcaaacctctggcccatcaaatctgcactgattacccaaaagaacatcccatccaggtccccatatccctgcgcagttaccatgactaatccaactaacctgcacatctttgccagagcacctggaggaaactgacgcagacatggggagaacatgcaaactccaacacagtcacccaaggccatgctaaccactgtgccacatgtctGAGGCAAATGGTCTGCTTCTATTTTTTCACAGGGTATGAGTGTTGCTGATTAGGCTAACATTTAATGTccatctttatatgccctggagaaggtggtggtgaactgccttcttgggctgcagtccatgtggtgtaggaacacccatggtgctattggggagggagttccaggattttgacccagcaatggtgaaggaacagcaatatattcccaagtcaagatggtgaatgcCTTGGAGGGGTACTTCCAGATAGTGGTGCTCCCATGCAGCTGCTGCCCTTATTCTAAGTGGTGGAGGTtatatgtttggaaggtgctgtcaaaggactttTGGTGAATTCCTGTTATGCAAGTTGTGGATGGTGCACACTGATGCAACTGtattggtggtagagggagtgccaATGGGCTGCtgtctcctggatggtgtcaagtttcttgtttcattggagctgcactcatcaagcAAGTaacactaaatcaatattttgtctCAGTTTTCAAGGCGGAGGACATGAGTAttatcccaatagtaacagaaaatgcagaggGTATTGAAAGGGAAGAACTTAGAACTATCATTGTCACTAGGGAAAAGTATTGAGCAAACTATTGAGATTGAAGACAGGTaagtccccagggcttgatggcctacatcctagtaTCTTAAAGGAAGTGCTGTTGGAGATAACAACCCATTGgctacaatattccaaaatttccTGGATGCGGGAATGGTTCCGGtgaattggaaaaatgctaatataatgcccttattcaaaaagagagggaggcaaaatgtaggaaactataggccaattagttgAACATTtgctgggaaattgttagaatccattataaaggaagtaatagcaggacatttagaaagtcaaaatgcaaccTATCAGAGACAGCAtggtttatgaagggtaaatcctgtttgactaatttgcttgagttcttcaaagatgtaacaagcaaggtggataatggggatcctgtagatgtagtttatctggacttccagaaggcatttgacaaggtgttaCACAAGATGAATAcacaaggttagttcacatgaaattaggggtaatttattatcttggattgaggattggttaaccaacagaaagcagagaggataaatgggtctttcttgGGTTGGCAAAATGTAACTAGTGGGATGTCACGGGGTTTGATCCTTGGGTCccaactatttataatctatattaatgacttagatgtaGGGAGAGTAGGTtccgtagccaaatttgcagatgatactaaaataggaggGACAATAAATTGTGAAAATAAAGTAAATCTATAAATGGATATGGGTCGGTTAAgtgagcagatggagtttaatgtggataagtgtgaggttattcattttgtttGGCAAAATATAGGGGTaagttatctaaatggagagaaacttcgtagtgcttcggtgcagagggatctgggtgttcacgtgcatgaatcgcaaagaactagtttgcaggtacagcaggtaataaggaaggcaaatggaatcttgtcaTTTATTGCTTAAAGgattagagtataaaagtaaagtgTTGCTGCTCcggtacaaagcattagtgagactgcacttaGAATACAATTTTgatccttacttgaggagggatgtagttgcagtGAAAGCAGTTCAGAGGGGGTTCACTAGATTAATTCCAAAGATGAAGGGTTTGATTtaagaagagagattgggcagtttaggcctatactcactggcgtttagaagaatgagaggagatataATTGAGATGTGCAAGATGATCAGGGGAGTAgagatttcctccaactaaacatTGGGAAGGTGGGGGAATCTACTGCCTAATCGGATGGCAGATGCAGATCCAATGGGAGACTTCAAACAGTAATTGGATAAACACTTTAAGGAGAAAACAATTgcagagatatggggaacaggattGTTCTTGGTAAGAACCAGCCCTGGAGcaaataattttataaatttaaaAGTTACAATAATTCCATTTAATGTTTGCTACAACTACATTTCAAAGATAATTCTAATAAGTGTTCCAACAATCTTATTGCTATATGAAGAGTAAAGAACTTGCTTAATATTGAAAAAAACAATTATATTAACAGAGTAAGTTGTAATTTCAGTGAACATATTGATAAATGCTGTGATACACTGACAATTACTTCACTGCATGAGAGTGTTGACGTATTTCTGGTCTTTCGGGCCCCCATTCCGGAAGATTGGTGTATTACCACTGACCAGATGGTGTCGGGATTGTGAAGGATTTAGCTTGTATGGAGCAGATTCCGCTATCAGCTATGTCTCTGTACTCTTCTCTGCCTCATAATATCAGCCAGAGTCTAACAAACTTCAGTGGATCTCTCTTCATCAGTAATAAAACTCGAGACTGTGGAGATGGACGTAACAGTATCCCAGGTAAGGCACTTCAGCGAAAAATGCAGGTTTACACATACAACAACCAGCAATAACTCAGAACATGACAGGCTAATAGAAATAGTTCCCATGCACAGTCTTAGCAATAGCCcaaaaactgacacacacacacaacagagtaTTACAGGGAACTCCCACATAATTTTGGAAATAATCCGAAGATCTACTGACAGCATATATTTACACAGGAGTTCACAATACCAATGGAGAGTGTGTCTACTGTAGGGAACTCCCATACACAAGAATAACAATCTTAAGACTTTAAATAGGATATAACACTGGCAATAACTCAGATTGtcaaagcctgcactgacaatattccCACCCCAGTCCTACCCCCATAAATTTACCCTGCTTAATCCCTgatataaaggggcaatttagcatagccaatcaacctaacccgcatatctttgatgtgtgggaagaaattggagcacccggaggaaacccatccagtcacgaggagaacatgaaaactctacacacacagtcacccgaggctggaatcaaacccaggtccctggtgctgtgaggtatcagtgcgaaccactgtgccaccgtactgtccAGAGGTATAATACTACCAGTAACACAAAGTCTTATAAATTTTATGTTAGCATTGCACTGTTTTCTCATCTTCAGGTTAGAGTTGTAGAGATAATGCTAGCACTTGCAGTAACTGCAGTGTAAATTAAGTGTGACTTTACACAGATATGTTAAAAGGCAAGCAGACCTATGACTAAAAAAAGAACAGCTTACACTGAGCTTACGATAGTCCCTTTCATCTCCTCAGTATGCCCCAAAGTACTTAACAGCGCGTTAATTACTTCTGAAGCATAGTAGCTGTCGTCTTATAGGCAATTCAGCAG encodes the following:
- the LOC144502306 gene encoding acylphosphatase-1-like, whose product is MWRLLRRCSVAAMSSGGEAQLLSLDFEVFGKVQGVFFRKHTQKEAKRLGLSGWVKNTRQGSVQGRLQGADAQVRTMQAWLRDTGSPKSKIERAEFRNQKQIQSREYSDFQVIG